The Cellulomonas fulva genome includes a window with the following:
- a CDS encoding type II toxin-antitoxin system PemK/MazF family toxin, translating into MPVLTRLLRRTRGALHRALSRRTAVLPGRTRPAVAGPRPAPVRVVLPDHVGPVRTEYSPELDGAADPGEIVWTWVGYEEDPSQGKDRPVLVVGWDGPVVLALMLTSKDHTRDAAREARRGRVWMDIGSGTWDSRRRASEVRLDRVLRLDPDAVRREGAIVDRALFERVVDALGELRGR; encoded by the coding sequence GTGCCTGTGCTGACCCGCCTGCTGCGTCGGACCCGGGGTGCGCTGCACCGCGCGCTGAGCCGGCGCACCGCCGTGCTCCCCGGACGGACACGTCCCGCGGTCGCCGGTCCCCGACCCGCGCCGGTGCGCGTCGTGCTGCCCGACCACGTCGGTCCGGTGCGCACCGAGTACAGCCCGGAGCTCGACGGCGCGGCGGACCCCGGCGAGATCGTGTGGACCTGGGTCGGGTACGAGGAAGACCCCTCCCAGGGCAAGGACCGGCCGGTGCTGGTGGTCGGGTGGGACGGTCCGGTGGTGCTCGCCCTCATGCTCACGAGCAAGGACCACACCCGCGACGCGGCGCGCGAGGCCCGGCGGGGCCGGGTGTGGATGGACATCGGCTCGGGGACCTGGGACAGTCGGCGCCGCGCGAGCGAGGTCCGGCTCGACCGGGTCCTGCGGCTCGATCCGGACGCCGTCCGCCGTGAGGGGGCGATCGTCGACCGTGCCCTGTTCGAGCGCGTGGTCGACGCGCTGGGCGAGCTGCGGGGGCGGTGA
- a CDS encoding circularly permuted type 2 ATP-grasp protein, translating into MADLFDDYPAGIAWDEMLEPGAGPRTAYRQVHAALAQLSAGELRARADALARSYLTQGVTFDFAGEERPFPLDVVPRVVASDEWEHVAPGVAQRVRALEAFLADVYGPQNAVADGVLPRSVIVSSTHYHRAVRGLTPPNGVRVHVSGIDLVRDSLDGWRVLEDNVRVPSGVSYVLSNRRAMAQTFPELFAALRIRPVVDYPRRLLAALMAAAPAGVDDPTVVVLTPGVFNSAYFEHSLLARTMGVELVEGRDLFCAQGRVWMRTTQGRRRVDVIYRRVDDEFLDPVTFRADSLLGSPGLITCARNGTVTLANAVGNGVADDKLVYTYVPDLIRYYLGEEPVLANVDTWRLEEPDALEEVLDRLDELVVKPVDGSGGKGLVVGPAASRAELATLRTRLVDDPRGWIAQPVVQLSTVPTLVEDGLRPRHTDLRPFAVNDGTDVWVLPGGLTRVALPEGRLVVNSSQGGGSKDTWVLGGTPPRRSGATMPQVHPVPVGNAVPIDASPQDIRAHVMQQQQTLERASDEGERTC; encoded by the coding sequence ATGGCGGACCTCTTCGACGACTACCCCGCAGGGATCGCCTGGGACGAGATGCTGGAGCCGGGCGCGGGTCCCCGCACCGCCTACCGCCAGGTGCACGCGGCGCTCGCCCAGCTGTCCGCGGGGGAGCTGCGGGCTCGTGCGGACGCGCTCGCCCGGTCCTACCTGACGCAGGGCGTGACGTTCGACTTCGCCGGCGAGGAGCGGCCGTTCCCGCTGGACGTGGTCCCGCGGGTGGTGGCGAGCGACGAGTGGGAGCACGTCGCGCCCGGCGTGGCGCAGCGCGTGCGGGCGCTCGAGGCGTTCCTCGCGGACGTCTACGGGCCGCAGAACGCGGTCGCGGACGGTGTGCTGCCCCGCTCGGTGATCGTGTCCTCGACGCACTACCACCGCGCCGTGCGGGGCCTCACCCCGCCGAACGGCGTACGCGTGCACGTGTCCGGCATCGACCTGGTGCGCGACTCGCTCGACGGCTGGCGCGTGCTCGAGGACAACGTGCGCGTGCCGTCGGGCGTGTCCTACGTGCTCTCGAACCGGCGCGCGATGGCGCAGACCTTCCCCGAGCTCTTCGCGGCGCTGCGGATCCGGCCGGTGGTGGACTACCCGCGCCGGCTCCTGGCCGCGCTCATGGCGGCGGCGCCCGCCGGCGTCGACGACCCCACGGTCGTCGTCCTGACGCCCGGGGTCTTCAACAGCGCGTACTTCGAGCACTCCCTGTTGGCCCGGACGATGGGCGTCGAGCTGGTCGAGGGGCGCGACCTGTTCTGCGCGCAGGGCCGGGTGTGGATGCGCACCACCCAGGGCCGCAGGCGCGTGGACGTCATCTACCGCCGCGTCGACGACGAGTTCCTCGACCCCGTCACCTTCCGCGCCGACTCGCTGCTGGGCTCACCGGGCCTCATCACGTGCGCGCGCAACGGCACGGTGACCCTGGCGAACGCGGTGGGCAACGGCGTGGCCGACGACAAGCTCGTCTACACCTACGTGCCGGACCTGATCCGGTACTACCTGGGCGAGGAGCCGGTGCTGGCGAACGTGGACACGTGGCGCCTGGAGGAGCCGGACGCGCTCGAGGAGGTCCTGGACCGCCTCGACGAGCTCGTCGTGAAGCCCGTCGACGGGTCGGGGGGCAAGGGGCTCGTCGTCGGACCGGCGGCGTCCCGGGCCGAGCTGGCGACGCTGCGGACGCGCCTGGTCGACGACCCGCGCGGCTGGATCGCCCAGCCCGTGGTGCAGCTGTCGACGGTGCCGACGCTCGTCGAGGACGGCCTGCGGCCGCGGCACACGGACCTGCGACCGTTCGCGGTCAACGACGGCACCGACGTGTGGGTGCTCCCCGGCGGGCTCACGCGCGTCGCGCTCCCGGAGGGCAGGCTCGTCGTGAACTCCTCGCAGGGCGGCGGCTCCAAGGACACGTGGGTGCTGGGCGGGACCCCGCCCCGGCGCTCGGGCGCGACGATGCCGCAGGTCCACCCGGTGCCCGTCGGCAACGCCGTGCCGATCGACGCGAGCCCGCAGGACATCCGCGCGCACGTCATGCAGCAGCAGCAGACGCTCGAGCGGGCGTCCGACGAGGGGGAGCGCACGTGCTGA
- a CDS encoding alpha-E domain-containing protein, whose protein sequence is MLSRIAESLFWIGRYVERADDTARLLDVHLQILLEDPWAEEDLACRSLLSVMDRPNPPQDVTVGRTTVLDALAYDRFSPSSIAGALVAARENARRAREVISTELWESLNATWNQLPSHMRPARPHDYFTWVRERAAVVGGIIDATISRDETWAFMVLGRSIERADMTARLLTTRALAGAGGPGWTTLLRSCGAHEAFLRTYKGTASDERAAGFLLLDRLFPRSIVFALNQADACLSALEPVADRAIVDEARRHIGLVRTNLEYRPLIDVLDALPTEMEQVQRACAAASDAVRGRYFPSPTTMTWTGEAL, encoded by the coding sequence GTGCTGAGCCGCATCGCCGAGTCCCTGTTCTGGATCGGGCGGTACGTGGAGCGGGCGGACGACACCGCGCGCCTGCTCGACGTCCACCTGCAGATCCTGCTCGAGGACCCGTGGGCCGAGGAGGACCTGGCCTGCCGTTCGCTGCTGTCGGTGATGGACCGGCCGAACCCGCCCCAGGACGTCACGGTCGGCCGCACCACGGTGCTGGACGCGCTCGCCTACGACCGGTTCTCGCCGTCGTCCATCGCGGGCGCCCTCGTCGCCGCCCGGGAGAACGCGCGCCGCGCCCGCGAGGTCATCTCAACGGAGCTGTGGGAGTCGCTGAACGCGACGTGGAACCAGCTCCCGTCGCACATGCGCCCGGCGCGGCCGCACGACTACTTCACGTGGGTGCGGGAGCGCGCCGCGGTCGTCGGCGGCATCATCGACGCGACCATCTCCCGCGACGAGACCTGGGCGTTCATGGTGCTGGGCCGCTCGATCGAGCGCGCGGACATGACCGCCCGGCTCCTGACCACCCGCGCGCTCGCGGGTGCGGGCGGTCCCGGCTGGACCACCCTGCTGCGCTCGTGCGGCGCGCACGAGGCGTTCCTGCGGACGTACAAGGGGACCGCGTCCGACGAGCGCGCGGCGGGGTTCCTGCTGCTCGACCGGCTGTTCCCGCGCTCGATCGTGTTCGCGCTGAACCAGGCCGACGCGTGCCTGTCCGCCCTCGAGCCCGTGGCGGACCGCGCGATCGTGGACGAGGCGCGCCGGCACATCGGGCTGGTCCGGACCAACCTCGAGTACCGGCCGCTGATCGACGTGCTCGACGCGCTGCCCACCGAGATGGAGCAGGTGCAGCGGGCGTGCGCGGCGGCGTCCGACGCGGTGCGCGGCCGCTACTTCCCGTCGCCGACGACCATGACCTGGACGGGGGAGGCCCTGTGA
- a CDS encoding transglutaminase family protein has protein sequence MSRLHVVHTSTFRYTTPVQASYNEARMTPVSQAGQTVVSTRVEVTPQTWSYDYRDHWGTAVTAFEVLVPHQSMVITAEHVVEVGDVASPRAVLGWDALRAPDVRDRMAEFLADPPTTQVPDEVVALARAAAGDLPPDEAAVAVCAALRDRLEYIPGVTTVHTPAAEAWAARAGVCQDIAHLALGALRALGIPARYVSGYLHPTRGGEIGETVSGESHAWVEWWGGDWVAYDPTNRVPAGSHHVVLARGRSYDDVAPLRGIYAGAGTQELEVEVRITRES, from the coding sequence GTGAGCCGGCTGCACGTGGTGCACACGTCGACGTTCCGCTACACCACGCCGGTGCAGGCGTCCTACAACGAGGCGCGGATGACGCCCGTGTCCCAGGCGGGCCAGACGGTGGTCTCGACGCGCGTGGAGGTCACCCCGCAGACGTGGTCCTACGACTACCGCGACCACTGGGGCACGGCCGTCACCGCGTTCGAGGTCCTGGTGCCGCACCAGTCGATGGTCATCACCGCGGAGCACGTCGTGGAGGTCGGCGACGTCGCGTCGCCCCGGGCCGTGCTGGGCTGGGACGCGCTGCGCGCGCCCGACGTGCGGGACCGGATGGCGGAGTTCCTCGCCGACCCCCCGACCACGCAGGTGCCCGACGAGGTCGTCGCCCTCGCGCGTGCGGCGGCGGGCGACCTGCCGCCCGACGAGGCCGCGGTCGCGGTGTGCGCGGCGCTGCGCGACCGCCTCGAGTACATCCCGGGCGTCACCACGGTGCACACGCCGGCGGCGGAGGCGTGGGCCGCACGGGCCGGCGTGTGCCAGGACATCGCGCACCTGGCGCTCGGCGCCCTGCGCGCACTGGGCATCCCGGCGCGCTACGTCTCGGGCTACCTGCACCCGACGCGCGGCGGCGAGATCGGCGAGACGGTGAGCGGCGAGTCGCACGCCTGGGTCGAGTGGTGGGGCGGCGACTGGGTGGCCTACGACCCGACCAACCGCGTCCCCGCGGGCTCGCACCACGTGGTCCTCGCGCGCGGGCGCTCCTACGACGACGTCGCGCCGCTGCGCGGCATCTACGCGGGCGCCGGGACCCAGGAGCTCGAGGTCGAGGTGCGGATCACGCGCGAGTCGTGA
- a CDS encoding maleylpyruvate isomerase family mycothiol-dependent enzyme, giving the protein MTPDAPGALDHLAALGRVQDDFLASIGEVDPETPVPWCGRWRVRHLVVHLGRIHHWAAAQAGKAREVPLGRGPFVLDEFYATHATEVRETLERLGDAEGWTLVGNGPASWWRRRQLHETLVHLWDLRASSQLPVTADPVLWGDTVDEVVTVMQPRQQAMGRMEPLPAPVRLEATDSGRTWSLGGVGEPAATVRAGSRDLALLVWGRRTPDEVTVAGDADALVDALARRLTP; this is encoded by the coding sequence ATGACGCCGGACGCCCCTGGAGCCCTCGACCACCTCGCGGCCCTCGGGCGGGTGCAGGACGACTTCCTGGCCTCGATCGGCGAGGTCGACCCGGAGACCCCGGTCCCGTGGTGCGGGCGCTGGCGCGTGCGCCACCTCGTCGTGCACCTCGGCCGCATCCACCACTGGGCCGCCGCGCAGGCCGGCAAGGCGCGCGAGGTGCCGCTGGGCCGCGGGCCGTTCGTGCTGGACGAGTTCTACGCCACGCACGCGACCGAGGTGCGCGAGACGCTGGAGCGCCTGGGCGACGCCGAGGGCTGGACGCTCGTCGGGAACGGGCCGGCGTCCTGGTGGCGCCGGCGGCAGCTGCACGAGACGCTCGTGCACCTCTGGGACCTGAGGGCCTCGTCGCAGCTGCCCGTCACCGCGGACCCCGTCCTGTGGGGGGACACGGTCGACGAGGTGGTCACCGTGATGCAGCCCCGCCAGCAGGCGATGGGACGGATGGAGCCGCTGCCGGCGCCCGTGCGCCTCGAGGCCACGGACTCGGGCCGCACCTGGTCGCTCGGCGGCGTGGGCGAGCCCGCCGCCACGGTCCGTGCGGGCTCGCGGGACCTCGCGCTCCTGGTCTGGGGCCGGCGCACGCCCGACGAGGTCACGGTCGCGGGCGACGCCGACGCGCTGGTCGACGCGCTCGCCCGCCGGCTCACGCCCTGA
- the lepA gene encoding translation elongation factor 4, which produces MSPIPSAAGAARIRPAATAPELLRNFCIIAHIDHGKSTLADRMLQLTGVVEARAMRAQYLDRMDIERERGITIKSQAVRMPWEHAGTPYALNMIDTPGHVDFTYEVSRSLAACEGAVLLVDAAQGIEAQTLANLYLALENDLQIIPVLNKIDLPAAQPEKYAEEIAGLVGGDPADVLKVSGKTGEGVEALLDRIVELIPAPVGDAAAPARAMIFDSVYDTYRGVVTYVRVVDGNLNPRERIAMMSTRATHELLEIGVISPEPVPTKGLGVGEVGYLITGVKDVRQSKVGDTVTNAAKPADQALGGYSDPKPMVFSGLYPIDGSDYPALRDALDKLKLNDAALNYEPETSVALGFGFRVGFLGLLHLEIIRERLEREFDLDLISTAPNVVYDVVLEDRTEVHVTNPSEFPGGKIREVREPVVKATILAPSEFVGAIMELCQSKRGDLQGMDYLSEDRVEMRYTLPLAEIVFDFFDQLKSRTRGYASLDYEPTGEQVADLVKVDILLQGEQVDAFSAIAHKDKAYAYGVMMTAKLKELIPRQQFEVPIQAAIGSRVIARETIRAIRKDVLAKCYGGDITRKRKLLEKQKEGKKRMKTIGRVDVPQEAFIAALSSDAAAPKDKDAKKK; this is translated from the coding sequence GTGTCCCCGATCCCGAGTGCCGCAGGCGCAGCGCGCATCCGCCCTGCCGCCACCGCGCCCGAGCTCCTGCGCAACTTCTGCATCATCGCCCACATCGACCACGGCAAGTCGACGCTCGCGGACCGGATGCTCCAGCTCACGGGCGTGGTCGAGGCGCGGGCGATGCGCGCGCAGTACCTCGACCGCATGGACATCGAGCGCGAGCGCGGCATCACGATCAAGTCCCAGGCGGTCCGGATGCCGTGGGAGCACGCGGGGACGCCGTACGCGCTCAACATGATCGACACGCCCGGGCACGTCGACTTCACGTACGAGGTCTCGCGGTCGCTCGCGGCGTGCGAGGGCGCGGTGCTGCTGGTCGACGCGGCGCAGGGCATCGAGGCCCAGACGCTGGCCAACCTCTACCTGGCGCTCGAGAACGACCTGCAGATCATCCCGGTCCTCAACAAGATCGACCTGCCGGCCGCGCAGCCGGAGAAGTACGCGGAGGAGATCGCGGGCCTCGTCGGCGGCGACCCCGCGGACGTCCTCAAGGTGTCCGGCAAGACCGGCGAGGGCGTCGAGGCGCTCCTCGACCGCATCGTGGAGCTCATCCCCGCGCCGGTGGGCGACGCCGCGGCGCCGGCGCGCGCCATGATCTTCGACTCGGTGTACGACACCTACCGCGGCGTCGTGACGTACGTGCGCGTGGTCGACGGCAACCTCAACCCGCGCGAGCGGATCGCGATGATGTCGACGCGCGCGACGCACGAGCTGCTCGAGATCGGCGTGATCAGCCCGGAGCCGGTCCCGACGAAGGGGCTCGGCGTGGGCGAGGTCGGCTACCTCATCACGGGCGTGAAGGACGTGCGCCAGTCCAAGGTCGGCGACACCGTCACCAACGCGGCCAAGCCCGCGGACCAGGCGCTGGGCGGCTACTCCGACCCCAAGCCCATGGTCTTCTCCGGCCTGTACCCGATCGACGGCTCGGACTACCCGGCCCTGCGCGACGCGCTCGACAAGCTCAAGCTCAACGACGCGGCGCTGAACTACGAGCCGGAGACGTCGGTGGCGCTCGGCTTCGGGTTCCGCGTCGGCTTCCTGGGCCTCCTGCACCTCGAGATCATCCGGGAGCGGCTCGAGCGCGAGTTCGACCTCGACCTCATCTCGACCGCCCCGAACGTCGTCTACGACGTCGTCCTGGAGGACCGCACCGAGGTCCACGTGACCAACCCGAGCGAGTTCCCCGGCGGCAAGATCCGCGAGGTGCGCGAGCCGGTCGTCAAGGCGACGATCCTCGCGCCCAGCGAGTTCGTCGGCGCCATCATGGAGCTCTGCCAGTCCAAGCGCGGCGACCTGCAGGGCATGGACTACCTGTCCGAGGACCGCGTCGAGATGCGCTACACGCTGCCGCTCGCCGAGATCGTGTTCGACTTCTTCGACCAGCTCAAGTCCCGGACGCGCGGCTACGCGAGCCTGGACTACGAGCCCACGGGGGAGCAGGTCGCGGACCTGGTGAAGGTCGACATCCTGCTGCAGGGCGAGCAGGTCGACGCGTTCAGCGCGATCGCGCACAAGGACAAGGCTTACGCGTACGGCGTGATGATGACGGCGAAGCTCAAGGAGCTCATCCCGCGCCAGCAGTTCGAGGTGCCCATCCAGGCGGCCATCGGCAGCCGCGTGATCGCGCGCGAGACCATCCGCGCCATCCGCAAGGACGTGCTCGCCAAGTGCTACGGCGGCGACATCACGCGCAAGCGCAAGCTCCTCGAGAAGCAGAAGGAGGGCAAGAAGCGCATGAAGACGATCGGCCGGGTCGACGTGCCGCAGGAGGCCTTCATCGCCGCCCTCTCGTCGGACGCCGCGGCGCCCAAGGACAAGGACGCCAAGAAGAAGTGA
- the hemW gene encoding radical SAM family heme chaperone HemW gives MSPALPDGDEAPADGALPTSVVAGADERAFGVYLHVPFCTVRCGYCDFNTYTSLELGGGASQASYASTAWREVDLAARVLRDAGLPARPVSTVFVGGGTPTVLPAHDLVGMLASVREAWGLSDDAEVTTEANPDSVTPESLAALAAGGFTRVSFGMQSAVGHVLRTLERTHDPARIPEVVRWARDAGLDVSLDLIYGTPGESVDDWRTSLETALATGVDHVSAYALVVEPGTKMAAQVRRGELALPDGDDQAAKYELADDLLAAAGLGWYEVSNWARGPEHVCRHNLAYWRGDDWWGIGPGAHSHVGGVRWWNVKHPRAYAARLEQGLSPAAGREVVDDEAAALERLMLHVRLAQGMPLAELTSDERARVAGLVADGLVDGRALIAERRLVLTRRGRLLADLAVRTLAGFGG, from the coding sequence GTGAGCCCGGCCCTGCCCGACGGCGACGAGGCACCCGCCGACGGCGCGCTGCCCACGTCCGTGGTCGCGGGCGCCGACGAGCGCGCGTTCGGCGTCTACCTGCACGTCCCGTTCTGCACGGTCCGCTGCGGCTACTGCGACTTCAACACCTACACGTCGCTCGAGCTGGGCGGCGGCGCGAGCCAGGCGTCGTACGCATCGACCGCGTGGCGCGAGGTCGACCTCGCGGCCCGCGTGCTGCGCGACGCGGGACTGCCGGCGCGGCCGGTCTCGACCGTGTTCGTCGGGGGCGGCACGCCCACCGTCCTGCCGGCGCACGACCTCGTCGGGATGCTCGCTTCCGTGCGGGAGGCCTGGGGGCTGTCCGACGACGCCGAGGTGACGACCGAGGCGAACCCCGACTCGGTCACGCCGGAGTCGCTCGCGGCGCTCGCGGCGGGCGGCTTCACGCGCGTCTCGTTCGGCATGCAGTCCGCGGTGGGGCACGTGCTGCGCACGCTCGAGCGCACGCACGACCCGGCGCGCATCCCCGAGGTCGTCCGGTGGGCGCGCGACGCCGGGCTCGACGTCTCGCTCGACCTGATCTACGGCACGCCGGGGGAGAGCGTCGACGACTGGCGCACCTCGCTCGAGACCGCGCTGGCGACGGGTGTGGACCACGTGTCGGCGTACGCCCTCGTGGTCGAGCCGGGCACCAAGATGGCCGCGCAGGTGCGCCGGGGCGAGCTCGCGCTGCCCGACGGCGACGACCAGGCGGCCAAGTACGAGCTCGCCGACGACCTGCTGGCCGCGGCGGGCCTCGGCTGGTACGAGGTCTCGAACTGGGCGCGCGGGCCGGAGCACGTGTGCCGGCACAACCTGGCCTACTGGCGCGGCGACGACTGGTGGGGGATCGGGCCCGGCGCCCACTCCCACGTCGGCGGTGTGCGGTGGTGGAACGTCAAGCACCCCCGCGCCTACGCCGCGCGCCTCGAGCAGGGCCTGAGCCCGGCGGCGGGCCGCGAGGTCGTGGACGACGAGGCGGCCGCGCTCGAGCGGCTCATGCTGCACGTCCGGCTCGCGCAGGGGATGCCCCTGGCGGAGCTCACGTCCGACGAGCGGGCGCGGGTCGCGGGCCTGGTCGCGGACGGGCTCGTCGACGGGCGCGCGCTGATCGCCGAGCGCCGGCTGGTGCTGACGCGGCGCGGACGCCTGCTGGCCGACCTGGCCGTGCGCACGCTGGCGGGCTTCGGCGGCTGA
- a CDS encoding DUF4870 domain-containing protein: MSTPPPPGDQPWNAAPPPGPGYGAPAAPPLRPDEEKTWAILAHLLPFVAGFLAPLVIWLVFRGRGPYLEHQAKESLNFQLTLLIAYVVGSILLIIVVGAVILIAAAILQIVLQIMAAIAASRFEWYRYPVSIRFIK; encoded by the coding sequence ATGAGCACGCCCCCGCCGCCCGGCGACCAGCCCTGGAACGCCGCGCCGCCGCCCGGACCGGGCTACGGCGCGCCGGCCGCGCCGCCGCTGCGGCCCGACGAGGAGAAGACGTGGGCGATCCTCGCCCACCTGCTGCCGTTCGTCGCGGGGTTCCTCGCGCCGCTCGTGATCTGGCTCGTGTTCCGGGGCCGCGGACCGTACCTGGAGCACCAGGCGAAGGAGTCGCTGAACTTCCAGCTCACGCTCCTCATCGCCTACGTCGTCGGCTCGATCCTGCTGATCATCGTGGTCGGCGCGGTCATCCTGATCGCCGCCGCGATCCTGCAGATCGTGCTGCAGATCATGGCGGCCATCGCGGCCAGCCGGTTCGAGTGGTACCGGTACCCGGTGAGCATCCGCTTCATCAAGTGA
- a CDS encoding DUF3097 domain-containing protein has protein sequence MDRYGTDVLGDEPGSGGSGHHRARPTSRPQPADRGLVVEEVTTGWVGAVVRVEKSGGQHVVVLEDRHGRTRTFPLGPGFWVDGQPVVLTAPVTTTAPRPPERTASGSRAVAGARARVARGSRIWVEGKHDAELVEKVWGDDLRVEGVVVELLDGVDHLVDAVRDFAPSADRRVGVLVDHLVPGSKEARIAADALRAAPGGTVLVLGHPYVDVWQAVRPQRVGLTAWPTIERGTEWKRGILRELGWPAQDQADVARAWQRILGTVRSYADLEPSLLGRVEELIDFVTA, from the coding sequence ATGGACCGGTACGGCACGGACGTGCTCGGGGACGAGCCCGGCAGCGGCGGCAGCGGGCACCACCGTGCCCGGCCGACGTCGCGGCCGCAGCCCGCCGACCGCGGGCTCGTCGTCGAGGAGGTCACGACCGGCTGGGTCGGCGCGGTCGTGCGGGTCGAGAAGTCCGGCGGCCAGCACGTCGTCGTGCTCGAGGACCGGCACGGACGGACCCGCACCTTCCCGCTGGGCCCCGGGTTCTGGGTGGACGGGCAGCCCGTGGTCCTCACCGCGCCCGTCACGACGACGGCGCCGCGCCCGCCGGAGCGCACGGCGTCCGGCTCGCGCGCCGTGGCCGGTGCGCGCGCCCGCGTGGCGCGCGGCAGCCGCATCTGGGTCGAGGGCAAGCACGACGCCGAGCTGGTCGAGAAGGTCTGGGGCGACGACCTGCGCGTCGAGGGCGTGGTCGTGGAGCTGCTCGACGGCGTGGACCACCTCGTCGACGCCGTCCGCGACTTCGCGCCGTCCGCGGACCGCCGCGTCGGCGTGCTCGTCGACCACCTGGTGCCCGGCTCGAAGGAGGCGCGCATCGCCGCCGACGCCCTGCGCGCGGCGCCCGGCGGCACGGTGCTCGTCCTCGGGCACCCGTACGTCGACGTGTGGCAGGCGGTGCGCCCGCAGCGGGTGGGCCTGACGGCGTGGCCGACGATCGAGCGCGGCACCGAGTGGAAGCGCGGCATCCTGCGCGAGCTGGGCTGGCCCGCGCAGGACCAGGCCGACGTCGCGCGCGCCTGGCAGCGGATCCTGGGCACCGTGCGCAGCTACGCCGACCTGGAGCCGTCCCTGCTGGGCCGCGTCGAGGAGCTCATCGACTTCGTCACCGCGTGA
- the hrcA gene encoding heat-inducible transcriptional repressor HrcA → MSDDRRLDVLRAIVEDYVSTGEPVGSRALVERHNLGVSPATIRNDMAALEEGGYIAQPHTSAGRVPTDKGYRVFVDRLATVKPLSAPEKRAIGQLLEDAVDLDDVVDRSVRLLAQLTHQVAVVQYPSLRRSALRHIELVPVGARHLLVVLITDTGRVEQRTLETPGDVDELVVVRLRAAVNAHVAGRRLAELGDAVEDLAAAFGPQDGALLRQVVDVVAETLAQESEERVVLAGTANLARGGGQDFVRTIGPVLEALEEQVVLLRLLSEMAEDAASVSVRIGRETQHDGLVETSFVTSGYGDEGGASLARVGAIGPLRMDYPGTMASVRAVARYLTRILAG, encoded by the coding sequence ATGAGCGACGACCGGCGCCTCGACGTGCTCCGCGCGATCGTCGAGGACTACGTGTCCACGGGTGAGCCCGTCGGGTCGCGTGCCCTCGTCGAGCGCCACAACCTCGGCGTCTCCCCGGCGACGATCCGCAACGACATGGCGGCGCTCGAGGAGGGCGGCTACATCGCCCAGCCGCACACCTCCGCGGGCCGCGTGCCCACGGACAAGGGCTACCGCGTGTTCGTCGACCGGCTCGCGACGGTCAAGCCGCTCTCGGCTCCCGAGAAGCGCGCGATCGGCCAGCTGCTCGAGGACGCGGTCGACCTGGACGACGTGGTGGACCGCTCGGTCCGCCTGCTCGCGCAGCTCACGCACCAGGTCGCGGTGGTGCAGTACCCGTCGCTGCGGCGCTCGGCCCTGCGGCACATCGAGCTGGTGCCCGTGGGGGCGCGGCACCTGCTCGTCGTGCTGATCACCGACACGGGACGGGTGGAGCAGCGCACGCTCGAGACCCCCGGCGACGTCGACGAGCTCGTCGTCGTGCGGCTGCGCGCGGCCGTGAACGCGCACGTCGCGGGCCGCCGCCTCGCGGAGCTGGGCGACGCGGTCGAGGACCTGGCGGCGGCGTTCGGCCCGCAGGACGGCGCGCTGCTGCGGCAGGTGGTCGACGTGGTGGCCGAGACGCTCGCGCAGGAGAGCGAGGAGCGCGTGGTGCTCGCCGGCACCGCGAACCTCGCGCGCGGCGGCGGCCAGGACTTCGTGCGGACCATCGGCCCGGTGCTCGAGGCGCTCGAGGAGCAGGTGGTGCTGCTGCGGCTCCTGAGCGAGATGGCGGAGGACGCCGCGAGCGTCTCGGTCCGGATCGGCCGCGAGACGCAGCACGACGGCCTGGTCGAGACCAGCTTCGTGACCAGCGGCTACGGCGACGAGGGGGGCGCGTCGCTGGCCCGCGTCGGCGCCATCGGTCCGCTGCGCATGGACTACCCCGGGACCATGGCGTCGGTGCGCGCCGTGGCCCGCTACCTCACCCGCATCCTCGCGGGGTGA